In Helicobacter bilis, a genomic segment contains:
- the secA gene encoding preprotein translocase subunit SecA — MKTLFGKIFGTRNDKILKGYKNRVRKINALEAELESLSDEALQQRFQAIKDEVTHKLGSLDNSDFSIQVVNSLLDSKLEEVFSLTREASKRILNMRHFDVQLIGGMALHEGKIAEMKTGEGKTLVATLPVILNALSGKSVHVVTVNDYLANRDAATMQPLYNFFGFSVGVITNAIQSDEERLKIYSSDIVYGTNNEYGFDYLRDNMKYNLDQKVQKRHFFAIVDEVDSILIDEARTPLIISGPINRKMENYQLADSVAKKMQKVTDFSVDEKNRVILTTEDGIKKAESLFNVENLYAIENASLSHHLDQALKANYLFVKDKDYVVQNGEVVIVDEFTGRLSEGRRFSEGLHQALEAKEGVAIKEESQTLADITFQNYFRLYDKLGGMTGTAQTEATEFLEIYKLEVVSIPTNLPIQRKDLNDLIYKSEQEKFQAVLDKITELYKKGQPVLVGTASIEKSEVLHEWLKKARIPHNVLNAKQHEKEAEIIKNAGLKGAVTIATNMAGRGVDIKIDDEIRDLGGLYIIGTERHESRRIDNQLRGRAGRQGDPGVSQFYLSLEDSLLRIFGSDKLKGVMGKLGMKDGESIESSMITKSIEKAQKKVESLHFESRKHLLEYDDVSNEQRKVIYRFRNELLQKDFNMAERIKENRETSVHNLLERGQILPHDVPENYDIAGLLAVLKEEYLLELSESLEAKSYHEIQEILISALQNEYDKKFANTTPEMRNELERIIYLQVVDNAWREHLYSIDHLKTGISLRGYNQKDPLVEYKKESYNLFLELVENIKIEAYRTLQIIQFNTQDVQQEEEKILSNLEHENENLVLNHSGLEEEIRDKKPARNEICPCGSGKKYKHCHGKSGPKRGALAKQREDINA, encoded by the coding sequence TAAAAGGCTACAAAAATCGTGTGCGTAAGATAAACGCATTAGAAGCAGAGTTAGAATCCTTAAGCGATGAAGCTTTACAGCAGAGATTTCAAGCGATAAAAGATGAAGTTACACATAAGCTTGGTAGCTTAGATAATAGTGATTTTTCTATTCAAGTGGTAAATTCTCTCTTAGATTCTAAACTTGAAGAAGTCTTTTCTCTCACAAGGGAAGCAAGCAAGAGAATCCTTAATATGCGGCATTTTGATGTGCAGCTTATCGGCGGTATGGCTTTGCATGAGGGAAAGATTGCAGAGATGAAAACAGGGGAAGGGAAAACACTTGTAGCAACGCTTCCTGTTATCTTAAATGCCTTATCTGGTAAAAGCGTGCATGTTGTAACCGTGAATGACTATCTAGCAAATAGAGATGCAGCGACTATGCAACCACTTTATAACTTTTTTGGCTTTAGTGTGGGCGTTATTACAAATGCGATACAAAGTGATGAAGAGCGTTTAAAAATCTATTCAAGCGATATAGTCTATGGCACAAATAATGAATATGGATTTGATTACTTGCGAGATAATATGAAGTATAATCTAGATCAAAAAGTGCAAAAACGCCACTTTTTTGCTATCGTTGATGAAGTAGATTCTATCCTTATTGATGAAGCCAGAACACCGCTTATAATCTCTGGTCCCATTAATCGTAAAATGGAGAATTATCAATTAGCAGATTCTGTTGCAAAGAAAATGCAGAAGGTTACTGACTTTAGCGTTGATGAAAAAAATCGTGTGATTCTAACCACAGAAGATGGAATCAAAAAAGCAGAATCTCTTTTTAATGTAGAAAATCTCTATGCGATTGAAAATGCCTCTTTATCACACCACCTAGACCAAGCCCTAAAAGCAAATTATCTATTTGTAAAAGATAAAGACTATGTAGTCCAAAATGGCGAAGTCGTCATTGTAGATGAATTTACAGGCAGACTAAGTGAGGGCAGAAGATTTAGCGAAGGGCTGCATCAAGCCCTAGAAGCAAAAGAGGGCGTAGCTATTAAAGAAGAAAGTCAAACACTAGCAGATATTACATTCCAAAACTACTTTAGACTCTATGATAAATTAGGCGGCATGACAGGGACAGCCCAGACTGAAGCAACAGAGTTTTTAGAGATATATAAACTTGAAGTTGTATCAATACCGACTAACTTACCGATACAGAGAAAAGATTTAAATGACTTAATCTATAAAAGTGAGCAAGAAAAATTCCAAGCAGTGCTAGATAAAATCACAGAGTTATATAAAAAAGGGCAGCCAGTGCTTGTTGGCACAGCAAGTATTGAAAAAAGCGAAGTTTTGCATGAATGGCTAAAAAAAGCGAGAATCCCGCATAATGTATTAAACGCAAAACAGCATGAAAAAGAAGCAGAAATCATTAAAAACGCAGGGCTAAAAGGTGCAGTAACCATTGCTACAAATATGGCAGGTAGAGGCGTGGATATTAAAATCGATGATGAGATACGAGATCTAGGCGGACTTTATATCATCGGCACAGAGCGACATGAAAGCAGAAGAATTGATAATCAGCTAAGGGGTCGTGCAGGCAGACAGGGCGATCCGGGCGTTAGTCAATTTTATCTAAGCCTTGAAGATTCCCTGCTTAGAATCTTTGGAAGCGATAAGTTGAAAGGCGTTATGGGTAAGCTTGGTATGAAAGATGGCGAAAGCATAGAATCTAGCATGATTACAAAATCTATTGAAAAAGCACAAAAAAAGGTAGAATCTCTTCATTTTGAATCAAGAAAGCACCTACTTGAATATGATGATGTAAGTAATGAACAAAGAAAAGTCATATATAGATTCAGAAATGAGCTATTACAAAAAGATTTTAATATGGCAGAACGAATAAAAGAAAACCGCGAAACAAGCGTGCATAACCTTTTAGAAAGAGGACAAATATTGCCACATGATGTGCCAGAAAACTATGATATTGCGGGACTTTTAGCCGTATTGAAAGAAGAATATTTGCTTGAATTGAGTGAATCTTTAGAAGCAAAAAGTTATCATGAAATACAAGAGATTCTCATATCCGCCTTGCAAAATGAATATGACAAAAAGTTTGCAAATACAACACCAGAAATGCGTAATGAGCTTGAAAGAATCATTTATTTGCAAGTGGTAGATAATGCGTGGCGAGAGCATTTATACTCAATAGATCATTTAAAAACAGGCATTAGCCTTCGTGGATATAATCAAAAAGACCCGCTTGTAGAGTATAAAAAAGAGAGTTATAATCTCTTTTTAGAGCTTGTAGAAAATATCAAAATTGAAGCCTATCGCACATTACAAATCATTCAATTTAACACGCAAGATGTGCAGCAAGAAGAAGAAAAGATTCTATCAAACCTAGAGCATGAAAATGAGAATCTTGTGCTAAATCATAGCGGATTAGAAGAAGAGATAAGGGATAAAAAACCAGCAAGAAATGAAATATGCCCTTGTGGTAGTGGTAAAAAATATAAACACTGCCATGGTAAAAGCGGACCAAAACGAGGCGCCCTTGCAAAGCAAAGAGAAGACATCAATGCTTAG